Genomic window (Catenulispora sp. MAP5-51):
GCCGTGCGGATGGCGGCGTCGTCTTCGACCAGGAGCAGGGACGGCATGGCTGCCATTCTGCCTTGAGCTGGGCGGCTCTCAGGAAGTCTTCAGGCAGGGGCTGTTGCACTCCTGTGACACGTCGGCGACGAAGCGCGGAAGGGCGGCCGCGAGCCTTCTAGACATGACGGACCATGCCCCCGACGTACGCAGCTCGCGAGACGACTTCACCGAGTACGTCGCCACGCGCCGCTCGACGCTGCTGCGCGCGGCCTGCCAGCTCACCGCCAACCCCGCCGACGCCGAGGACCTGCTGCAGGAAGGCCTGGTCAGGGTGTACGGGGCGTGGCACCGCATCGCCGACAAGCGGGTCGCGCACGCCTACGTGCGGCGCACCATGTCGAACCACCAGATATCGCAATGGCGCCGGCACCGCGTCGAGGAGTACCCGGCCTCCGACGAACTGCCGGACTCGGCGGTGTGGGACCTGGACACGGAGCGTGTCGAGTTGCGCACGGTCCTGCATCACGCGCTGGCCGCGCTCCCGCACCGCGACCGGCAGGTCCTGGCGCTGCGTTACTACGGCTCGTACACGGACTCCGAGATCGCCGAGCGGCTCGGTATGTCGATCGGTACGGTGAAGTCGACGTTGTGGCGCGCCTTGAGGAAACTGCGCGAGAACGGCGCGGTCCGCACATTGCACGCCGACTTGGTCGCGGCCTGAGGGCCTCCTGCCACGCCTTTGGGACCCGCAGTACCGCAGGCCCTTGTATTTCTTTGGTAAAGCCAAACCGGCGTCAATCCATAGATAACGCGATGACCTGAACGTTTTGTGTTCACGCGCCCCTGGTTGTGTGGAAGGCTGTTCGGCGAAGACTGACCGACTCACAGTTAGGGGCTAGAGGTCATGCCTCCGATAGCTCAGCGCCTTCGCGAACCGGCGGCCTTTGTGCTGCTCGCTTTCGGCGCGCTAAGCACGCTGTTCAATACGATCACGTTCCTGTTCGGCCCGGGGGAGAACAACAACGGGCTCGGTGGCGTAGGACCGTCCTTCTCAGACCGCGCGGCGATGCAGGTCTCCAGCCTGCTGAGCGTCGTGGTCGTGGCCGCGCTGGTCGGTGCGGTGTACCTGGCGCACTCCCCGGCGCCGCAGCTGAAGAACGCCAAGATCCTGACACTGCTGTCGCTGGTCACCCTGGGCGTCGCGGACCTGTTCGGGGTGGTCGCGCTGTTCTCGGCCTTCGGCGCCAACGGCGCGACCGGCTGGGACAAGACCTCGACCTTCTTCATCTCCCTGGGCCAGCTCGGCATCGCCGGCATCGGCAGCTGGTTGGTGCTGGGCTACTTCCAGCAGCACCAGCCCGCCAAGCCCGCCGCCGGCTTCCCGCAGCAGCAACAGCAGCAGTGGGGCCCGGCGCCGCAGCAGCAGCAGTGGCAGCAGCCGCCGGCGCCGCCGCAGCAGCAGCAGCAGCCGCAGGGCCAGCAGCAGCCGTGGGGCCCGCCGCCCCAGCAGCAGCAGGCGCCGCAGACGGGGCAGCAGCAGCCGCCGCAGCCGCAGTGGGGTCAGCCGCAGCCGCAGGGCGACGCCGACTCGATGATGACGCAGGCGATCCCGACCGTGCCGCCGGCGCCGCACGGCCAGCAGGGCCAGCAGCAGCCGCCTCAGCAGGACGGCGGGCTGGGGATCGGGAACTGGACCGCGGAGTAGTCACGCCGCGGCTTTAGCAGGAATCACGGGGAGGGCCGGCCGGTGGCCGGCCCTCCTGCCTGTTCGGGGGCGGCCGACGAGCCTGGTGTCGGCCGGTGGGCCTCGCCTCGAAAACCGTGCGCGGCGCTCTGAATGAGCCTGGTGTCAGCCGGTGAGCCCCGCCTCGAAAACCGAGCCCGGCGCCCGGAAAGCCTGCTCCCCGCTCAGCGCAGCAGCCGCCCCACCAGCGGCACCTCCCGCAGCGGCAGCCCGTCGTGCAGGGGCGTGGTGACCGGCAGTGTCGACAGGTCCATGCCGGCCAGCGGCACATGCAGGTTGTTCGACAGCAGGTCCAGGGGCGTGTGCGCGAGCGGGTACAGCTGGGTGGCGCCGAGGCTGTGGGTCGCGTTGTGGATGGTCGCCGTGGCCGCGGCGGTTCCGGCGTCGGCCGTGGGGTCGTCGTTCTGGGCGGCGCGGGCGGCCGGGGCGGCGGTGAGGGCCAGGCCGGTGAGGGCGGCCAGGCCGAGGGTGCGGCGGGTGAATTCGGACATGTCCGCTCCAACGACACCGGGTGCCCGGCCGTAACGGCGGGGCACCCGGTGGTGGCTAACGGTATTGCTTGTTGCGGTGGTGCTCAGATGCCGATGGGGTGCCAGACCGTCTTCGTCTCCAGGAACGGCTTCATGCGGGACAGGCCCGGGTCCGCCGTCCAGTCCGGGCCGCCGGGGGCCGGGCGCACGACGCGCTTCAGGTTGTCCGCGGCCGCGATCTCCAGGTCGCGGGCCAGGTCCGAGCCGGCCGGGACGCCTGCCAGGTCCAGGGCGTTCACGTCCAGGTGCGAGGCCAGCCACGGGGCCAGCTCCGCGGTGCCGCCGGTCAGGATGTTGACGACGCCGCCGGGCAGGTCGGAGGTGGCCATCACCTCGCCGAGGGTGACCGCCGGGAGCGCCGAGGCGTCCGGGGCCACGGCCACGACCGTGTTGCCGCCGACGATCGCCGGGGCGATCACGGAGGTCAGGCCGAGGAGCGTCGGGGTGGCCGGGGCCAGCAGCGCCACCACGCCGGTCGGCTCCGGCGAGGAGACGTTCCAGTACGGCCCGGCGACCGGGTTGGCCGCGCCGAGCACCTGCGCCAGCTTGTCCGACCAGCCCGCGTACCAGACCCAGCGGTCCACGGCGGCGTCCACCTGCGCGTAGGCCGCCTCCGTCGAGATGCCCTCGACCCCGGCGATCTGCTGCGCGAACTGGTCGCGGCGCTCCTCCAGCATCTCCGCGATCCGGTACAGGATCTGGCCGCGGTTGTACGCCGTCGCCTTGGCCCAGCCGGGCTGGGCCGCGCGGGCGACGCGCACCGCGTCGCGCGCGTCCTTGCGCGAGGCCTGCGCCGCGTTGGCGATGAACTCACCCGTGCTCGCCGCCACGGCGTAGCTCCGTCCACTTTCCGAACGCGGGAAGGCGCCGCCGATGTAGAGCTTGTAGGTCTTGCGCACGGAAGAACGGGATGCGGCCGCGGGAGTGGGAGCGCTCACTGTCGCCGACACCTCTTCAGGAACAGCAGCAGAGACGGGAGCAGAGACGGGAGCAGCCGCCGCCTTGGCCGGAGCCGCAGCCGCCTTCGCAGTCTTCGTCGCAGTCTTCGCAGCCGTCTTCGTCGCCTTGGCAGGCTTCTTCTTGGTCTCAGACATCGAGGTAAGCCTCCAGACCGTGGCGCCCGCCCTCGCGGCCGTACCCGGACTCCTTGTACCCGCCGAACGGCGAGGTGGGGTCGAAGCGGTTGAACGTGTTCGCCCATACCACGCCGGCCCGCATCCGCTGCGCCAGCCACAGGATCCGCGAACCCTTGTCCGTCCACACCCCCGCGGACAGGCCGTAGGCGGTGTTGTTGGCCTTCTCCACGGCCTCGGCCGGGGTCCGGAACGTCAGGACCGACAGCACCGGTCCGAAGATCTCCTCGCGCGCGATCCGGT
Coding sequences:
- a CDS encoding SigE family RNA polymerase sigma factor: MTDHAPDVRSSRDDFTEYVATRRSTLLRAACQLTANPADAEDLLQEGLVRVYGAWHRIADKRVAHAYVRRTMSNHQISQWRRHRVEEYPASDELPDSAVWDLDTERVELRTVLHHALAALPHRDRQVLALRYYGSYTDSEIAERLGMSIGTVKSTLWRALRKLRENGAVRTLHADLVAA
- a CDS encoding aldehyde dehydrogenase family protein; this encodes MSETKKKPAKATKTAAKTATKTAKAAAAPAKAAAAPVSAPVSAAVPEEVSATVSAPTPAAASRSSVRKTYKLYIGGAFPRSESGRSYAVAASTGEFIANAAQASRKDARDAVRVARAAQPGWAKATAYNRGQILYRIAEMLEERRDQFAQQIAGVEGISTEAAYAQVDAAVDRWVWYAGWSDKLAQVLGAANPVAGPYWNVSSPEPTGVVALLAPATPTLLGLTSVIAPAIVGGNTVVAVAPDASALPAVTLGEVMATSDLPGGVVNILTGGTAELAPWLASHLDVNALDLAGVPAGSDLARDLEIAAADNLKRVVRPAPGGPDWTADPGLSRMKPFLETKTVWHPIGI